Proteins from one Acidobacteriota bacterium genomic window:
- a CDS encoding M48 family metalloprotease: MIYRQRFTHLVVALALLIAGAATPAWARFQVPPPCKNSYTVEQEQTEGAKVAAEVFKQMPVLPDNSPVSQYVRNLGAKLVNVTPGYRWPFNFHVVASDEINAFALPGGAMFVNLGAINAAETEAQLAGVMAHELSHVVLRHSTCNLTKQQAPRMWAGLGQLAAGVLLGNGALGSMASQGIGAVAGLGFLRMSRDDEKQADLLGTDILYDAGYDPRGLVQFFEIIQAKYGEGGAQIFSDHPNPGNRTQYVTAEIASLPQRSNPTVTSAAFTRAKALSVKEKTYNSEEVEAGAWRSSGKYALLPGGPATIIPAAAPSNGSSGDQGGSVGRLSRASLGLNDRMTAYRGATFSMNYPSSWQKGEGQNGNVAFVPPNGAGQSGIAYGAIVDGAKFQSPVRDQNALTQATSAIARQLSQQNGGMQQAGELTTLTVGGQPANAVELRGKSPITDGNNAVAERDLLVTIARPDGAVSYIVFVSPEPDYQTLKPLYNSMLQSFRVR, from the coding sequence ATGATTTACCGGCAGCGGTTTACACATTTGGTTGTTGCACTCGCACTGCTTATCGCCGGAGCTGCAACCCCGGCATGGGCGCGCTTCCAGGTCCCGCCGCCCTGCAAGAACTCCTACACCGTCGAGCAGGAGCAGACCGAAGGCGCCAAGGTTGCCGCCGAGGTCTTCAAGCAGATGCCCGTTCTCCCCGACAACTCCCCCGTCTCGCAGTACGTCCGCAACCTCGGCGCAAAGCTCGTCAACGTCACCCCCGGCTACCGCTGGCCCTTCAACTTCCACGTCGTCGCCAGTGACGAGATCAACGCCTTCGCCCTTCCCGGCGGGGCCATGTTCGTCAACCTCGGAGCCATCAACGCCGCCGAGACCGAGGCCCAGCTCGCCGGAGTCATGGCCCACGAGCTCTCCCACGTCGTCCTCCGCCACTCCACCTGCAACCTGACCAAGCAGCAGGCGCCCAGGATGTGGGCCGGACTCGGCCAGCTCGCGGCGGGAGTCCTCCTCGGTAACGGTGCGCTCGGCTCCATGGCCTCGCAAGGCATCGGAGCCGTCGCCGGACTCGGCTTCCTCCGCATGTCGCGCGACGACGAGAAGCAGGCCGACCTCCTCGGCACCGACATCCTCTACGACGCAGGCTACGACCCACGCGGCCTCGTCCAGTTCTTCGAGATCATCCAGGCCAAGTACGGCGAGGGCGGAGCGCAGATCTTCTCCGACCACCCCAACCCCGGCAACCGTACCCAGTACGTCACTGCCGAGATCGCCAGCCTTCCGCAGCGCTCGAACCCCACCGTGACCTCCGCCGCCTTCACCCGCGCCAAAGCTCTCTCCGTCAAGGAGAAGACCTACAACTCCGAGGAGGTCGAAGCCGGGGCCTGGCGCAGCAGCGGCAAATACGCTCTCCTCCCCGGCGGCCCCGCCACCATCATTCCCGCCGCAGCTCCGAGCAACGGTTCCTCCGGAGATCAGGGCGGCTCTGTCGGAAGGCTCTCCCGCGCCTCGCTCGGCCTCAACGACCGCATGACGGCTTATCGGGGGGCGACCTTCTCCATGAACTATCCCTCAAGCTGGCAGAAGGGCGAGGGCCAGAACGGCAACGTCGCCTTCGTTCCGCCAAACGGGGCAGGGCAGTCGGGCATCGCCTACGGGGCCATCGTCGACGGAGCGAAGTTCCAGAGCCCCGTCCGCGACCAGAACGCGCTCACCCAGGCAACCTCCGCCATCGCGCGCCAGCTCAGCCAGCAGAACGGAGGCATGCAGCAGGCCGGAGAGCTGACCACGCTTACCGTCGGCGGACAACCTGCCAACGCCGTCGAGCTGCGCGGCAAATCGCCCATCACCGATGGCAACAACGCAGTCGCCGAGCGCGACCTGCTGGTGACCATCGCAAGGCCAGACGGAGCGGTCAGCTACATCGTCTTCGTCTCCCCCGAACCCGACTACCAGACGCTGAAACCGCTCTACAACTCAATGCTTCAGAGCTTCCGCGTGCGGTAG
- a CDS encoding NAAT family transporter, which translates to MAFDPHLTALSGLQHSIYVRFSVLALSSIFFLVDPFAALPTFLAITSGSDAQRRKRIARKASLTALIFLSAFAVAGQYIFKMFGITLPAFEIAGGVILLLIGLDMLEAKRSPTQEATGDTEAAASKKDAEDAGIVPLGIPMLAGPGAIASVMVLVGQAQTMWQMAAILGAIFITAVICYFVLGNSDKVATMLGDTGIRILVRIMGLLLVALAVQYFVNGIADLGIIAKPS; encoded by the coding sequence GTGGCCTTCGACCCCCACCTCACGGCGCTCTCCGGCCTGCAACACTCCATCTACGTGCGCTTCTCCGTCCTTGCGCTCAGCTCCATCTTCTTCCTGGTCGACCCCTTCGCCGCGCTGCCCACCTTTCTCGCCATCACCTCCGGCTCCGACGCACAGCGCCGCAAACGCATCGCCCGCAAGGCCTCGCTGACGGCACTGATCTTCCTGAGTGCCTTCGCCGTTGCCGGTCAGTACATCTTCAAGATGTTCGGCATCACCCTGCCTGCCTTCGAGATCGCCGGAGGAGTCATCCTTCTGCTCATCGGCCTCGACATGCTCGAAGCCAAACGATCCCCCACGCAGGAGGCCACCGGCGACACCGAGGCCGCCGCCAGCAAAAAAGACGCCGAGGACGCCGGCATCGTGCCCCTCGGCATCCCCATGCTCGCAGGCCCCGGAGCCATCGCCTCCGTCATGGTCCTCGTCGGCCAGGCGCAGACCATGTGGCAGATGGCCGCCATCCTCGGCGCCATCTTCATCACCGCCGTCATCTGCTACTTCGTGCTCGGCAACTCCGACAAGGTAGCTACGATGCTCGGCGACACCGGCATTCGCATCCTCGTCCGCATCATGGGCCTGCTGCTGGTGGCTCTCGCGGTGCAGTACTTCGTCAACGGCATAGCCGACCTCGGCATCATCGCAAAGCCCTCCTGA
- a CDS encoding exostosin family protein, translating into MKIHLVCLLPSTYEAMLELHRQASPQRHVLVDDPAEAGLILFVGRWSFYGDGVVDNPLPRLYPEKTFVYNDDDILAPLLPGVYASATRPRLFRLNRCESQKFIDWPNPNVQPLEAGKKYLLSFAGRSSSLLRKRLFRIDFRRPDVFIRDTSHYDHWEIQPGRDEHQKKYAATIAASRFALCPKGASAGSYRLFEVMEMGVAPVILSDRYILPHGPDWDSFALRVPERRLASLARILDRHAHESEQRGRLAREAYENWFSSPMAFNHIVDLCERIRQRRRIPERWIQPFWGFMLWKLRLTRRLRDASKAFALWSTQILRNRPSANAQLDAE; encoded by the coding sequence ATGAAAATACACCTTGTCTGTCTTCTTCCAAGCACCTACGAAGCCATGCTGGAGCTTCATCGCCAGGCATCGCCGCAAAGGCATGTCCTCGTCGACGACCCCGCCGAGGCCGGCCTCATTCTCTTCGTAGGCCGCTGGTCCTTCTACGGCGACGGCGTCGTCGACAACCCCCTGCCCCGCCTCTATCCCGAAAAGACCTTCGTCTACAACGACGACGACATTCTCGCGCCGCTGCTTCCCGGCGTCTACGCCAGCGCCACCCGGCCGCGCCTCTTCCGCCTCAACCGCTGCGAGAGCCAGAAGTTCATCGACTGGCCCAACCCCAACGTACAGCCCCTCGAGGCCGGGAAGAAGTACCTGCTCTCCTTCGCCGGACGCTCCAGCTCGCTTCTGCGCAAGCGCCTCTTCCGCATCGATTTCCGCCGCCCCGACGTCTTCATCCGCGACACCTCCCACTACGACCACTGGGAGATACAGCCCGGCCGCGACGAGCACCAGAAGAAGTACGCCGCCACCATCGCCGCCAGTCGTTTCGCCCTCTGCCCCAAGGGAGCCAGCGCAGGCTCCTACCGCCTCTTCGAGGTGATGGAGATGGGCGTCGCTCCCGTCATCCTCTCCGACCGCTACATCCTGCCCCATGGCCCCGACTGGGACAGCTTCGCCCTCCGCGTCCCCGAGCGCAGGCTCGCAAGCCTCGCCCGCATTCTCGACCGCCACGCCCACGAAAGCGAACAACGTGGCCGTCTCGCCCGCGAGGCCTACGAGAATTGGTTCTCCTCGCCCATGGCCTTCAACCACATCGTCGATCTCTGCGAACGCATCAGGCAACGCAGGCGCATCCCCGAGCGCTGGATTCAACCCTTCTGGGGCTTCATGTTATGGAAGCTCCGCCTCACCCGCCGCCTGCGCGACGCCTCCAAGGCCTTCGCCCTCTGGAGCACCCAGATCCTGCGCAACCGCCCATCCGCAAACGCCCAACTCGACGCAGAGTAG
- a CDS encoding branched-chain amino acid transaminase codes for MPVQATANIWHNGNLIPWDKAQIHVMSHVVHYGSSVFEGIRCYKQPSGAGVFRLTEHMQRLADSAKIYRMPLPYTVDQLSAAVVDVIEANGVAPCYIRPIAFRGYGEVGVNPIKSPVEVYIANFPWGKYVPGNDGADVCVSSWSRLAPNTMPSLAKAGANYMNSQLIRMEAEVNGYSEGIALDVNGYLSEGSGENLFLVRNGVLYTTPLANSVLSGITRASVITLAKQLGIEVVEQALPRELLYICDEAFFTGTAAEVTHLRSVDRILVGDGSMGPVTSALHEEFFAIVNGLKADRYNWLTPVNVKVAEPVGA; via the coding sequence ATGCCCGTACAAGCGACAGCGAACATCTGGCACAACGGAAACCTCATTCCCTGGGACAAGGCTCAGATCCACGTGATGAGCCACGTCGTCCACTACGGCTCCTCGGTCTTCGAGGGGATCCGCTGTTACAAGCAGCCTTCGGGCGCTGGCGTCTTTCGCCTGACCGAGCATATGCAGCGGCTGGCCGACTCGGCGAAGATCTACCGCATGCCGCTTCCCTACACAGTCGATCAGCTTTCGGCCGCCGTGGTTGACGTGATCGAGGCCAACGGGGTCGCTCCGTGCTATATCCGGCCGATCGCGTTTCGCGGCTACGGCGAGGTGGGCGTAAACCCGATCAAGTCGCCGGTCGAGGTGTATATCGCGAACTTCCCGTGGGGCAAGTACGTCCCGGGCAACGACGGCGCGGATGTGTGCGTGTCGAGCTGGTCACGGCTGGCGCCGAACACGATGCCGTCGCTGGCGAAGGCGGGCGCGAACTACATGAACTCGCAACTGATCCGCATGGAGGCCGAGGTCAACGGCTACTCCGAGGGGATTGCGCTGGACGTAAACGGCTACCTGAGCGAAGGCTCGGGCGAGAACCTGTTCCTCGTTCGCAACGGCGTTCTGTATACGACACCGCTGGCGAACTCGGTGCTGAGCGGCATTACGCGCGCCTCGGTGATTACGCTGGCCAAGCAGCTTGGTATCGAAGTGGTCGAGCAGGCGCTGCCGCGCGAGCTGCTCTACATCTGCGACGAGGCCTTCTTCACGGGCACCGCCGCCGAGGTGACGCATCTGCGCTCCGTCGATCGCATTCTGGTGGGCGATGGCTCGATGGGGCCGGTCACATCGGCGCTGCACGAGGAGTTCTTCGCGATCGTCAACGGCCTGAAGGCTGACCGTTATAACTGGCTGACACCGGTCAATGTGAAGGTCGCGGAGCCAGTCGGCGCGTAA
- a CDS encoding glycosyltransferase family 25 protein yields the protein MATLNDYFERIVVINLPERRDRRREMETQLEKFNLSAEFFPAVKVTEQGEWPSLGARGCFLSHYNVLKQALDAGARNVLIFEDDLDFSPNLPFLTPELLRLLERDAWGFLYLGHIQQLSTPDSSFALVPWTGPLMTAHFLAIDRGTLERLVHFLEQVLSRPDGHPLGGPQHVDGAYSMFRAQNPDIATLLASPSLGWQRSSRSDISASRYESIPVVRELLGMARRVKRAIK from the coding sequence ATGGCTACCCTCAACGATTATTTTGAGCGCATTGTTGTTATCAATCTTCCCGAGCGTCGCGACCGTCGCCGCGAGATGGAAACGCAGTTGGAGAAGTTCAACCTCTCCGCCGAGTTCTTTCCGGCCGTCAAAGTGACTGAGCAGGGCGAGTGGCCCAGCCTCGGAGCAAGAGGATGCTTCCTCAGCCACTACAACGTCCTCAAGCAGGCGCTCGACGCTGGAGCACGCAACGTTCTCATCTTTGAAGACGACCTCGACTTCTCCCCGAATCTTCCGTTCCTGACGCCGGAACTGCTCCGTCTCCTCGAGCGCGACGCCTGGGGCTTCCTCTACCTCGGACACATCCAGCAGCTTTCGACGCCCGATAGCTCTTTCGCTCTCGTTCCCTGGACTGGTCCTCTGATGACCGCGCACTTCCTCGCTATCGATCGCGGCACCCTCGAGCGCCTGGTCCACTTCCTTGAGCAGGTCCTGTCGCGTCCCGACGGCCACCCTCTCGGCGGCCCGCAGCACGTAGACGGAGCCTACTCCATGTTTCGCGCACAGAATCCAGACATCGCGACGTTACTCGCCTCGCCTTCTCTCGGATGGCAGCGCAGCTCGCGCAGCGATATCTCGGCGTCGCGCTATGAAAGCATTCCCGTTGTGCGAGAGCTGCTCGGCATGGCTCGCCGCGTCAAACGCGCCATCAAATAG
- a CDS encoding SDR family NAD(P)-dependent oxidoreductase, whose amino-acid sequence MATILITGIAGFIGSSIARALVAEGAHVRGLDNLSSGSPANLEEIRKQIDFRHADVLDNDEVRAAMKGVDYVFHEAAIPSVPKSVNDPVGTNGPNLTGTLNVLEAARQAGVKRLLYAASSAAYGDNPTLPKTEMMLPEPISPYAVQKVASEHYLASYYKVYGLETVALRYFNVFGPRQDPSSQYSGVLARFISLMLAGEAPTIYGDGLTSRDFVYIDNVVSANLLAAKAPREKVAGKIFNVATGKRTTLLEAFAEVKRITGFMGEVKHEAERNGDIKHSGASIAAAEEAFEYKVIAGLGYGLEKTIAWARESVPVA is encoded by the coding sequence ATGGCAACGATACTGATCACGGGAATCGCAGGATTCATCGGGTCGAGCATAGCGCGTGCTCTTGTCGCGGAAGGCGCGCATGTGCGTGGGCTCGACAACCTTTCGAGCGGATCGCCGGCGAACCTTGAAGAGATTCGCAAGCAGATCGACTTTCGCCACGCCGACGTGCTGGACAATGACGAAGTACGCGCGGCGATGAAGGGCGTGGACTACGTCTTTCATGAGGCGGCGATTCCCTCGGTCCCGAAGTCGGTGAACGACCCGGTGGGCACGAACGGGCCGAACCTTACGGGGACGCTGAATGTGCTGGAGGCGGCGCGGCAGGCGGGCGTGAAGCGGCTGCTGTATGCGGCCTCCAGCGCAGCTTACGGCGACAACCCCACGCTTCCGAAGACGGAGATGATGCTGCCGGAGCCGATCTCGCCGTATGCGGTGCAGAAGGTGGCGAGCGAACATTATCTGGCGAGCTACTACAAGGTGTATGGGCTGGAGACGGTGGCGCTGCGCTACTTCAACGTCTTTGGGCCGAGGCAGGACCCTTCGTCGCAGTATTCGGGCGTGCTGGCGCGGTTCATCTCGCTGATGCTTGCGGGTGAGGCGCCGACGATCTACGGCGATGGCCTGACGAGCCGCGACTTTGTCTACATCGACAATGTGGTGAGCGCGAACCTGCTGGCGGCGAAGGCCCCGCGAGAGAAGGTTGCCGGGAAGATCTTCAACGTGGCCACGGGAAAGCGCACGACGCTGCTAGAGGCGTTTGCCGAGGTCAAGCGCATTACGGGCTTTATGGGTGAGGTGAAACATGAGGCCGAGCGCAACGGCGACATCAAGCACTCGGGCGCTTCGATCGCCGCGGCTGAAGAGGCCTTTGAGTATAAGGTGATCGCCGGGCTGGGGTATGGGCTGGAGAAGACGATCGCGTGGGCACGGGAGTCGGTGCCGGTGGCGTAG
- a CDS encoding sigma-54-dependent Fis family transcriptional regulator, protein MSASLSYPMSNFANSSAKSRPQVLILEPDVAVLEYLRLTLGDRYALNLFSEEQSLLDRLNQNDRADILLIALHPGTDSMPLLTDIRCARPQLPVIVLSCSAELRDLEMTIRLGVRAIVMKPFVGADIEETIEEHLVPADGKMPESDSLREIPLNETHSFVRSSKRMRDLESQAALVARADIPLLILGESGTGKEILALYTHKMSSRSQNTFLKVNCAAVPADLLESELFGYEQGAFTGAVKTKPGKFEVCSGGTIFLDEIGEMPALLQAKLLQVLQDGTFSRLGSRNTMKVDVRVIAATNINMKEAMANKTFREDLYYRLNGFTLNIPALRDRKEEIPVLAEYFMRKGARRYGREPLPFSERLIAALESHNWPGNLRELENVVNRYLVLADERSIIDELAPAPSAQVSAGVPIEAANGAGLKALVKNLKGGAEAAAIAQVLEGTGWNRKAAANDLQISYKALLYKIKQYDLSPQDRA, encoded by the coding sequence ATGTCTGCTTCGTTGTCTTACCCGATGTCTAACTTTGCGAATTCCAGTGCCAAGTCACGTCCTCAGGTTCTGATCCTGGAGCCGGATGTCGCGGTGCTCGAATACCTGAGGCTCACCCTCGGCGATCGATATGCCCTCAACCTCTTCTCCGAGGAGCAGTCGCTTCTGGACCGACTCAATCAGAACGACAGGGCCGACATCCTGCTGATTGCCCTGCACCCCGGCACGGACTCCATGCCCCTGCTGACGGACATCCGTTGCGCCAGGCCCCAGCTTCCGGTCATCGTCCTCTCCTGCTCGGCTGAGTTGCGCGACCTCGAGATGACCATCCGTCTCGGCGTGCGCGCCATCGTCATGAAGCCGTTCGTCGGCGCAGACATCGAAGAGACCATCGAGGAGCACCTCGTTCCCGCCGACGGCAAGATGCCCGAATCCGACTCCCTGCGCGAGATCCCGCTCAACGAGACGCACTCCTTCGTCCGCTCCAGCAAGCGTATGCGCGACCTCGAGTCGCAGGCCGCCCTCGTCGCCCGCGCCGACATCCCTCTGCTCATCCTCGGCGAGAGCGGAACCGGCAAGGAGATCCTCGCGCTCTACACCCACAAGATGTCCTCGCGCAGCCAGAACACCTTCCTCAAGGTCAACTGCGCCGCCGTCCCCGCCGACCTGCTCGAAAGCGAGCTCTTCGGCTACGAGCAGGGAGCCTTCACCGGGGCCGTCAAGACCAAGCCCGGCAAGTTCGAGGTCTGCTCCGGCGGCACCATCTTCCTCGACGAGATCGGCGAGATGCCCGCGCTCCTCCAGGCCAAACTTCTCCAGGTCCTCCAGGACGGGACCTTCTCGCGCCTCGGCAGCCGCAACACCATGAAGGTCGACGTCCGCGTCATCGCCGCCACCAACATCAATATGAAAGAGGCGATGGCGAACAAGACCTTCCGCGAAGACCTCTACTACCGCCTCAACGGCTTTACCCTGAACATTCCCGCCCTGCGCGACCGTAAGGAAGAGATTCCCGTGCTGGCCGAGTACTTCATGCGCAAGGGCGCGCGCCGCTACGGCCGCGAGCCGCTGCCGTTCTCCGAGCGGCTGATCGCCGCACTCGAGTCCCACAACTGGCCCGGCAATCTGCGCGAGCTGGAGAACGTCGTCAACCGTTATCTCGTCCTCGCCGACGAGCGCTCCATCATCGACGAGCTCGCTCCCGCACCCAGTGCACAGGTATCTGCGGGTGTTCCTATCGAAGCCGCCAATGGCGCAGGACTCAAGGCGCTGGTAAAAAATCTAAAGGGCGGAGCCGAAGCGGCTGCGATTGCACAGGTGTTGGAGGGGACTGGATGGAACCGCAAGGCGGCGGCAAACGATCTGCAGATCAGCTACAAGGCTCTGCTCTACAAGATCAAGCAATACGATCTGTCTCCGCAAGATCGCGCGTAG
- a CDS encoding sigma-54-dependent Fis family transcriptional regulator, with product MEILFGKTAAMQAVRNKIERVAETDVPVLIQGESGTGKELCVQLLHALSLRTRGALVKVSCPAIPHTLLETELFGYEKGAFTGAMNTKLGRVEQAHNGTLFLDEVGSLDLNVQSKLLQVLQDGTFTRVGGHDSRSITTRLVTAANGDLRTQVEAGTFRLDFLFRINAVTINLPPLRERIADLPVLIDYFIDHYSKTFDHTPELLSKSAIRLMQNYHWPGNIRQLENLVRSYVLIGSEEALVSELMPEQKNGGITTEIDLSAPVSLKNITRQATHDLERQIILKVLQANSWNRQKTAKWLQISYRSLLYKLSEAGMPEVPPRPIRVNSMRKPGESVRTSMSTPAPRTRLY from the coding sequence ATGGAAATTCTCTTTGGCAAGACTGCTGCCATGCAGGCCGTTCGGAACAAGATCGAACGGGTTGCTGAAACAGATGTGCCTGTCCTGATCCAGGGAGAGAGTGGAACGGGTAAGGAGCTCTGTGTCCAGTTGCTTCATGCGCTGTCCCTGCGGACGCGCGGCGCACTGGTTAAGGTGAGCTGCCCGGCGATACCGCACACATTGCTGGAGACGGAGCTTTTCGGCTATGAGAAGGGCGCGTTTACCGGCGCCATGAACACGAAGCTGGGCCGGGTGGAACAGGCCCACAACGGAACGCTGTTTCTGGATGAGGTGGGCAGCCTGGACCTGAACGTCCAGTCGAAGCTGCTGCAGGTGTTGCAGGATGGCACGTTCACGCGGGTGGGCGGGCACGATTCGCGTTCGATCACGACGCGCCTGGTGACGGCAGCCAACGGCGACCTGAGAACACAGGTGGAAGCCGGGACATTCCGGCTGGACTTTCTCTTCCGCATCAACGCGGTGACGATCAATCTTCCGCCGCTACGGGAGAGGATCGCCGACCTGCCGGTGTTGATCGACTACTTCATCGACCACTACTCCAAAACGTTCGACCACACGCCGGAGCTGCTTTCAAAGAGCGCGATCCGGCTGATGCAGAACTACCACTGGCCGGGAAACATCCGCCAGTTGGAGAACCTGGTGAGGAGCTATGTGCTGATCGGCAGCGAAGAGGCGCTGGTCTCGGAGCTGATGCCGGAGCAGAAGAACGGCGGCATCACGACGGAGATCGACCTGAGCGCGCCGGTCTCGCTCAAGAACATTACGCGGCAGGCGACGCACGACCTTGAACGCCAGATCATCCTGAAGGTGCTGCAGGCCAATAGCTGGAACCGGCAGAAGACGGCAAAGTGGCTGCAAATCAGCTATCGCTCGCTGCTGTACAAGCTGAGCGAGGCGGGGATGCCTGAGGTTCCGCCGCGGCCGATTCGCGTGAACAGCATGAGAAAGCCGGGCGAGAGCGTGAGAACCTCGATGTCGACACCGGCACCGCGAACGCGGCTTTACTAG
- a CDS encoding glycosyltransferase encodes MRVAVITRYFPTSPEPWAGHSAYQTLKFLAARCDVKVFYPESEYPPLLKPKSRAGRSIDYSYRPAGVEVRYIRYPALPAISRPLNGWSAARSILPSVRAYAPDIILNYIVYPDGDAALRVARALRVPFVVTAIGTDLNVIPPLCEGLTRRVLRNADFTVTVSGDLLKTARRLGAPEERSRAILNGCDTTIFHPRDRAAARIALNVAADEEAIVYVGRLDMAKGLGELVAAAAALHTKRPRAHCYIVGDGPARQQLADAIAAQGASEHITIMPSCATDGVANWMAAADLVTLPSYREGCPNVIIEALASGRPVVATNVGGIPELMDERDGQLVPARDAAALEAALDHVLGQSWNADAISQKHNRGWADVSADVEAILRKIARRSV; translated from the coding sequence ATGAGAGTCGCCGTCATCACGCGCTACTTTCCCACCTCGCCCGAGCCGTGGGCCGGCCACTCCGCCTACCAGACGCTGAAGTTCCTCGCTGCACGCTGCGACGTCAAAGTCTTCTACCCCGAGAGCGAGTACCCTCCGCTGCTCAAGCCCAAAAGCCGCGCCGGCCGCAGCATCGACTACAGCTACCGCCCCGCAGGCGTCGAGGTCCGATACATCCGCTACCCCGCGCTCCCCGCCATCTCACGTCCGCTTAACGGATGGTCCGCCGCGCGCAGCATCCTCCCCAGCGTCCGCGCCTACGCCCCCGACATCATCCTCAACTACATCGTCTACCCCGATGGCGACGCCGCGCTCCGCGTCGCTCGCGCGCTCAGGGTGCCGTTCGTCGTCACCGCCATCGGCACCGATCTCAACGTCATCCCTCCGCTCTGCGAAGGCCTCACGCGCCGCGTCCTGCGCAACGCCGACTTCACCGTCACCGTCAGCGGCGACCTTCTCAAGACCGCCCGCCGCCTCGGCGCACCCGAAGAACGCAGCCGCGCCATCCTCAACGGCTGCGACACCACCATCTTTCACCCCCGCGACCGCGCCGCTGCCCGCATCGCGTTGAACGTCGCCGCTGATGAAGAGGCCATCGTCTACGTCGGCCGTCTCGACATGGCCAAAGGCCTCGGCGAACTCGTCGCCGCCGCCGCGGCTCTGCACACAAAGCGTCCTCGCGCCCACTGCTACATTGTGGGTGACGGCCCCGCCCGCCAGCAACTCGCCGATGCCATCGCCGCCCAGGGCGCATCGGAGCACATCACGATCATGCCCTCCTGCGCCACCGATGGCGTCGCCAACTGGATGGCCGCCGCCGACCTCGTCACACTGCCCAGCTATCGCGAAGGCTGCCCCAACGTCATCATCGAGGCCCTCGCCTCAGGCCGCCCCGTCGTCGCCACCAACGTCGGCGGCATCCCCGAGCTGATGGACGAACGCGACGGCCAGCTCGTCCCCGCCCGCGACGCCGCCGCGCTCGAAGCCGCGCTCGACCACGTGCTGGGCCAGAGCTGGAACGCCGACGCGATCTCGCAAAAACACAACAGAGGATGGGCCGATGTCAGCGCAGACGTCGAAGCAATCCTGCGTAAGATCGCACGTCGCAGTGTCTAA
- a CDS encoding glycosyltransferase has translation MNLLLITFSFPPAGGVGVLRALSLAKYLPEDGVRVDVLTARNAPAVGKDLSLLRQVPGQVAVHRTWTLDLPFWLRKSVKKAVTGGKAKPSPSNEVSFRATEGSRGTPAFRVPATKPSGNPIKQAIANLLLPDPQIGWLPFALPAAERIIRKRAIDAVVITVPPFSSVRLATRLRKIFPALPIVVDFRDEWLTTTLDLVSFNSNSRARMVAHKAEAEAVRDASAIVLVTEAARRELQSRYPGVPKEKFLCIPNGYDTPPPSAESATSATRTPQQKLVLTYIGTVYGSTAPGTFVEAVKGLSPDLRARLRVRFIGHIETPAYREQLLSLGDTVELKGFVPQAEALAAIRDTDYLLLITHDRINVAAKFYDYLGGGKPILGAVHSDGDVRRLLEETHAGRWADSSDPEAIRQMLREALDPASKAPEPDYERIAAYHRRPLAARYAQLLRTL, from the coding sequence TTGAACCTGCTGCTCATCACCTTCTCGTTCCCGCCCGCCGGAGGAGTCGGCGTCCTCCGCGCCCTCTCGCTGGCAAAGTATCTGCCCGAAGACGGCGTCCGCGTCGATGTGCTCACCGCGCGCAACGCCCCCGCCGTCGGCAAAGACCTCTCGCTGCTGCGGCAGGTCCCCGGCCAGGTCGCCGTGCACCGCACCTGGACCCTCGACCTCCCCTTCTGGCTGCGCAAGTCCGTCAAGAAGGCTGTCACCGGAGGCAAGGCCAAACCATCGCCATCCAATGAAGTGTCATTCCGAGCGACCGAAGGGAGCCGAGGAACCCCCGCATTTCGCGTCCCCGCCACAAAGCCCTCCGGCAATCCCATCAAGCAGGCGATCGCCAACCTCCTCCTCCCCGACCCGCAGATCGGCTGGCTCCCCTTCGCGCTCCCTGCCGCCGAGCGCATCATTCGCAAACGCGCCATCGACGCCGTCGTCATCACGGTTCCGCCGTTCTCCAGCGTCCGGCTCGCCACGCGGCTCCGCAAGATATTTCCCGCGCTGCCCATTGTCGTCGACTTCCGCGACGAGTGGCTCACCACCACGCTCGACCTCGTCAGCTTCAACAGCAACAGCCGCGCGCGCATGGTCGCGCACAAAGCCGAAGCCGAAGCCGTCCGCGACGCCTCCGCCATCGTCCTCGTCACCGAGGCCGCTCGCCGAGAGCTGCAGTCGCGCTACCCCGGCGTGCCCAAAGAAAAATTTCTCTGCATACCCAACGGCTACGACACACCTCCGCCATCGGCTGAGTCCGCAACCTCCGCAACCCGCACGCCTCAGCAAAAACTTGTCCTCACCTATATAGGAACCGTCTACGGCTCCACCGCTCCCGGCACATTCGTCGAAGCGGTCAAAGGCCTTTCCCCCGACCTCCGCGCGCGCCTCCGCGTCCGCTTCATCGGCCACATCGAAACCCCCGCCTACCGCGAGCAGCTTCTCTCTCTCGGCGACACCGTCGAGCTAAAAGGATTCGTTCCCCAGGCCGAGGCCCTCGCCGCCATCCGCGACACCGATTACCTCCTGCTCATCACCCACGACCGCATCAACGTAGCCGCAAAGTTCTACGACTACCTCGGCGGAGGCAAGCCCATCCTCGGAGCCGTACATTCAGACGGCGATGTCCGCCGCCTGCTCGAGGAGACGCACGCCGGACGCTGGGCCGACTCATCCGATCCCGAGGCCATCCGCCAGATGCTCCGCGAAGCCCTCGACCCCGCATCCAAAGCGCCCGAGCCCGACTACGAGCGCATCGCCGCCTACCATCGCCGTCCGCTCGCGGCCCGATACGCCCAACTCCTTCGCACTTTATAA